The nucleotide sequence ATTGTAAGAAGAAATAATTTTATTTACCTCTCCTAAAACTCCTGGTTTGTTTTCATGAAAATGAATTAAGTCTCTAAAGTCTGGACGAATATTTTTTGGCAAACTTACCGCTGGAACATTAACTGCATTAGAGGTGTCTCCCCTTGCTATAAAATCTATTAAACTTTGGCTGACTTCTGTACCAATAGCTTCTTGCGCCTCTAATGTACTTCCCCCTATGTGAGGAGTTAAAATTACATTCTCTAGGTTTTGCAAAGCGGTATTAAAAGCATCTCCTTTCTTTTTTGGCTCTACAGGATATACATCAATAGCGGCTCCGGCCAAATTCTTTGCCGTTAATGCCTCTTTTAAATCTTCTAAATTTACCACACTGCCACGACTAGCATTTATTAAAAAGGCCGATTTTTTCATCAGACTTAATTCTTGTTTAGTAATTAAGTTATTCGTTACCTCGGTGTTAGGAACATGCAGTGATACAAAATCTGACTGCTGCAATACACTTTTTAAAGAGCTTACTGCCGTGGCGTTTCCTAAAGCTAATGTTTTTTTGACATCATAGTACAATACTTTCATTCCAAAAAATTCTGCTAAAATACTAACTTGCGAACCTATATGTCCATAGCCTACAATTCCTAATACCTTAGAGCGCAACTCTTGCATGCCCGTTGTGCTTTTAGCCCAAACTCCAGAGTGCGTAGCTTGGTTTAAATCACACAGCCTTCTAGATAAAGCAATCATTTCGCATAATACCAACTCGGCAACACTTCTTGTGCTTCCGTAAGGAGCGTTAAAAACAGGAATGCCTAGCTTGCCTGCCGCTGATAAATTAACTTGATCGGTTCCAATGCAAAATGCTCCCACAGCTAATAATTGCGGTAATTTTTCTAAAGTACTTTTGTGTAATTTAGTTTTTGATCGAAGACCAATGACTGAAAAGTCTTTAGCATTTTTAATTAATTCTTCTTCGGTCCATGCTCGATTTTCATAGGTAACAGCAAAGCCTGCTTCTTCTAAAGCCACTTGTACTTGGGGGTGAACGGCCTCTAACAATAAAACTTTTAATTTGGTCATAAACTTATACTCCAATTCTTGACTTTAAGATATATGTAAAGAACATACAATTATGTTTAGAACACAAATTTTAACATCGCCTTTATTTATCGATACTGTGTTGTCGGTTTTTACACTCTTAATACTAATTGGTGCTTTACTTTTTTTCAAGCGCAAAAGCAGTGCTAAATACGCAGCCACTTGGACTAGTTGGAAAAGTTGGCTTTTACTTACCCCTTTTGTTTTTTTACTATTAATTACTACCCCGCCTTGGCCATTGGTCTTTTTAGTTCTAATTAGCCTACAAAGCATGAAAAGTTTTTTTCAAGTAACTGGAATGTACCATCGCAGCGGTTTTGTGTGGGCTACCTATATCGTTAGTATAATTAGTGCTTATTATATAAAACAAGACCAAATTCTTTTTTTACTGATTAGCCCTGGCCTTTTAATGGCCAGCATTAGTTTAATACCTTTAATAAAAAATACTGCTAAAAATATGATTCAATATATGTCTCTTTCCTTAATGGCTTTTTCTTTTTTTGCATGGTCTCCTTTATTTTTAGGAAAACTATTAAACCAGGCAGAGGGAGTTTATTTAGTTCTTTATATGTATATATTAAGTGCTTTTTCGGTGAGCACCTCCACTAGCTTGTCTAAACTTTTAGGAAAGCGATATCCTTTTAAAAATATTTCTTCTCGCATTTCTGTTGAAGGTTTTTTTATTTCTGGAGGGTTAATTTTAATGCTCTCTTGGAAGTTTCAAGGTTTAATTACTCCTTATGTGGAATACTACAAACAAGAGGCGTGGATTTTTTGTGGGCTAATAATTCACACAACCAGCCACCTTGGTAGAATTATCATTACTGTAATAAAAAAAGATTTGGGAATTAAAGAAGTTAATTTATTTGCCATTAGCAAACAAGATACTTTAAGTTATATGGATAAAATTATTTTTACCAGCCCTGCCTTTTTTGCACTATATCACTATATATTAAACTAAGGTTATTATAATGAAAGAATGGGATTACGAAAACGACCAATGGTTAAATTTGCCCGGACACTTAAAGCATTTGCCTTTGTTTACCCGCAGCTTCGACTTAGTTAGTATTTTTTTTAAATATTTGTGGGCACTAGTTTTAAAAATTGTCTTTACTTTTTACATTCGTATACAGATTGTTGGAGGTGATTGGAAAAGTCTTTTTCAAAAACACCCCAAACTTTTAATTATGTCTAATCACAGCAGTCACATAGATGCTGTGGCGATTGCGGCCTCTATTCCCGTTCACTACTGGTCGCACTTGTATCTTACTGCAGCCAAAGATTACTGGTTTTCTAATCCTATTTTTACTTTTTTTTCTAAGCACTGCCTTGGAGCAATCCCCATAGATCGAAAAAAAAACCCTAAAGAGGCCATTTCTTTATGCACTACTTTATTAAATAATTTAGATCCTATTTGGATGCTGTTGTTTCCAGAGGGAAGCCGCTCTGTTGATGGCACATTACAAAAACTAAAAGCCGGTGTGTCTATATTTTCTACAACAACCAACACTCCTATTTTATTTTTATATTTAGAGGGCGCCAATAAATTAATGGCTAAAAAACAAATTCTTCCCAA is from Pseudobdellovibrionaceae bacterium and encodes:
- a CDS encoding 1-acyl-sn-glycerol-3-phosphate acyltransferase yields the protein MKEWDYENDQWLNLPGHLKHLPLFTRSFDLVSIFFKYLWALVLKIVFTFYIRIQIVGGDWKSLFQKHPKLLIMSNHSSHIDAVAIAASIPVHYWSHLYLTAAKDYWFSNPIFTFFSKHCLGAIPIDRKKNPKEAISLCTTLLNNLDPIWMLLFPEGSRSVDGTLQKLKAGVSIFSTTTNTPILFLYLEGANKLMAKKQILPKSGVVKIHIGKVIPPSNIEEIQKQYTQWVSKIQPDSVGESSMDGSH
- the serA gene encoding phosphoglycerate dehydrogenase, with protein sequence MTKLKVLLLEAVHPQVQVALEEAGFAVTYENRAWTEEELIKNAKDFSVIGLRSKTKLHKSTLEKLPQLLAVGAFCIGTDQVNLSAAGKLGIPVFNAPYGSTRSVAELVLCEMIALSRRLCDLNQATHSGVWAKSTTGMQELRSKVLGIVGYGHIGSQVSILAEFFGMKVLYYDVKKTLALGNATAVSSLKSVLQQSDFVSLHVPNTEVTNNLITKQELSLMKKSAFLINASRGSVVNLEDLKEALTAKNLAGAAIDVYPVEPKKKGDAFNTALQNLENVILTPHIGGSTLEAQEAIGTEVSQSLIDFIARGDTSNAVNVPAVSLPKNIRPDFRDLIHFHENKPGVLGEVNKIISSYNINVKAQSLSTNDEVGCLLMRIDYLDQDIFEKVLEKIQDLKPSISTRSL